A stretch of Gambusia affinis linkage group LG10, SWU_Gaff_1.0, whole genome shotgun sequence DNA encodes these proteins:
- the kif1aa gene encoding kinesin-like protein KIF1A isoform X7, with amino-acid sequence MAGASVKVAVRVRPFNSRETDKESKCIIQMSGNTTTIINPKQAKDNKSFNFDYSYWSHTSPEDINYASQMRVYKDIGEEMLLHAFEGYNVCIFAYGQTGAGKSYTMMGKQDVKDQQGIIPLLCEDLFTKINDNTDNSLSYSVEVSYMEIYCERVRDLLNPKNKGNLRVREHPLMGPYVEDLSKLAVTSYNDIQDLMDSGNKARTVAATNMNETSSRSHAVFNIIFTQKRFDAETNNTSEKVSKISLVDLAGSERADSTGAKGTRLKEGANINKSLTTLGKVISALAEVDSGQNKNKKKKKVESFIPYRDSVLTWLLRENLGGNSRTAMIAALSPADINYDETLSTLRYADRAKQIRCNAVINEDPNNRLVRELKEEVSRLKDLLYAQGLGDIIETYRATGADIEGLKHMSDYTNNNDVGQAVNQRGDLFTVTNAMTGMSPSPSLSALSSRAASIASLHDRIMFSPGSEEAIERLKETEKIIAELNETWEEKLRRTEAIRMEREALLAEMGVAIREDGGTVGVFSPKKTPHLVNLNEDPLMSECLLYYIKEGITRVGRLDASSRQDIVLSGHFIQDEHCTFTRCAGPSGETVVLEPCEGAETYVNGKRVTEATVLKSGNRIILGKSHVFRFNHPEQARAERERTPCAETPAEPVDWAFAQRELLEKQGIDMKQEMEQRLQELEDQYRKEREEVNNLLEQQRLDYESKLEALQKQVDRCYPEAPEEEEEPEEEVQWTEKERELAVWGFRKWRCYQFTSLRDLLWGNAIFLKEANAISVELKKKVQFQFVLLTDTLYSPLPPDLLPPEATEDRESRHFPRTIVAVEVQDQKNGATHFWTLEKLRQRLDLMREMYDRAADVPNNTTEESESVMTRGDPFYDRFPWFRLVGRAFVYLSNLLYPVPLVHRVAIVSEKGEVKGFLRVAVQAISADEEAPDYGSGVRQSGTAKISFEDQQYEKFQSESCSVGVGLSRTGVSQEELRIVEGEGQNAETSPSADEVNNNTCAAGADELENPAKAGPDAALDATLEHLKIGNIFTFRVTVLQASSISAEYADVFCQFNFIHRHDEAFSTEPLKNTGHGPPLGFYHVQNIAVEVTKSFVDYIKTQPIVFEVFGHYQRQPFLPLCKDVISPLHACKRQFPQVMPLSKPVPATKLKAMARPQAGPRHCRYDLMVFFEICELEANGDYIPAVVDHRGGLPCQGTFLLHQGLQRRIAVTIVHESVGDIEWNDVRELVVGKFSFQVSLTLSSSSRMWRNRSHKYICALSGRLRNTLEADETVIDPNILSLNILSAGYVKPLQDDRTFYRFEAAWDSSMHNSLLLNRVTPYGEKIYMTLSAYLEMENCTQPAYITKDICMVFYSRDTKLSASRSIRNLFGTGSLRAADGNRVTGVYEVSLCHLADAGSPGMQRRRRRVLDTSVAYVRGEENLAGWRPRSDSLILEHQWELEKLSLLQDVEKTKHFLLLREKLESILLMGQESLQSCVTEETSESTAVGEADPGPAFSSEITTDRQRELAAKCLRLLTHSFNREYSHVCVSASESKISEMSVTLPRDSSSISALNTITPSSTCPSLVEGCYNPELKPPPPLSRAVSPSPEPQQDGAGKKSMNVGSDVKPRTRKLIPDIQEIRVSPVVSKKGYINFLEPHTNGWVKRYVVVRRPYVYIYNSERDTVERAILNLSSAQVEYSEDQQAMLKTPNTFAVCTEHRGILLQATNDKEMHDWLYAFNPLLAGTIRSKLSRRRAGQMRI; translated from the exons CCATCATCAACCCCAAGCAGGCCAAAGACAACAAGAGCTTCAACTTTGATTACTCCTACTGGTCGCACACATCG CCGGAGGATATCAATTATGCCTCCCAGATGCGCGTGTACAAAGACATCGGAGAGGAAATGTTGCTTCATGCTTTCGAAGGATACAACGTCTGCATCTTTGCATATGGTCAGACCGGCGCGGGCAAATCCTACACAATGATGGGAAAACAGGATGTCAAGGATCAGCAAGGAATCATCCCACTG cTTTGTGAAGATCTTTTCACGAAGATCAATGATAATACAGACAACAGCCTGTCCTACTCTGTGGAG GTCAGCTACATGGAGATCTACTGTGAACGAGTGCGGGACTTGCTGAACCCTAAGAACAAAGGGAACCTCCGCGTCAGAGAACATCCTCTGATGGGTCCGTACGTTGAGGACCTGTCCAAACTGGCTGTCACTTCTTACAACGACATCCAGGATCTTATGGACTCTGGCAACAAAGCCAG GACTGTGGCTGCCACCAACATGAATGAAACCAGCAGTCGCTCTCACGCAGTTTTTAACATCATATTTACTCAGAAGCGCTTCGATGCGGAGACCAACAACACCTCTGAAAAG GTCAGCAAAATAAGCTTGGTGGATCTGGCCGGCAGTGAGAGAGCAGACTCTACAGGAGCCAAAGGAACCAGGCTTAAG GAGGGAGCAAATATCAACAAGTCTTTAACCACATTGGGGAAAGTTATTTCTGCTTTGGCAGAAGTG GATTCTGGACAAAACAAG aataaaaagaagaagaaagtggaaAGCTTCATTCCATATAGAGACTCAGTTTTAACCTGGCTGCTGAGAGAGAACTTGG GGGGAAATTCTCGAACGGCGATGATTGCCGCTCTGAGTCCAGCTGACATCAACTACGATGAAACCCTCAGCACCCTCAG GTATGCTGACCGTGCCAAACAGATTCGCTGCAACGCTGTCATCAACGAGGATCCAAACAACCGATTGGTGCGTGAGCTGAAAGAGGAAGTGTCCCGTCTGAAAGACCTCCTGTATGCCCAGGGACTGGGTGACATCATTGAGA CCTATCGAGCAACTGGTGCTGACATAGAGGGTTTGAAAC ACATGTCCGATTACACGAACAATAACGATGTAGGCCAAGCTGTGAATCAAAGAGGTGATCTTTTCACAGTGACCAATGCCATGACGGGGATGAGCCCATCGCCATCCCTCTCAGCCTTGTCCAGCCGCGCCGCCTCTATTGCCAGTCTGCATGACCGCATTATGTTCAGCCCAGGCAGCGAGGAAGCCATCGAGCGGCTGAAG GAAACGGAGAAAATAATTGCCGAACTAAACGAGACCTGGGAAGAAAAGCTTCGCCGGACAGAAGCCATTAGAATGGAAAG AGAGGCCCTGCTGGCAGAAATGGGTGTGGCGATACGAGAAGATGGCGGCACCGTTGGTGTGTTCTCTcctaaaaag ACGCCTCATTTGGTGAACCTCAATGAGGATCCTTTGATGTCTGAGTGTCTGCTGTACTACATTAAAGAGGGAATCACCAG GGTGGGCCGTTTGGACGCCAGCAGCCGTCAAGACATCGTCCTCAGCGGCCATTTTATCCAGGATGAGCACTGCACCTTTACGAGATGCGCTGGCCCATCAGGGGAAA CAGTCGTCCTAGAGCCCTGCGAAGGAGCCGAGACTTACGTCAATGGAAAGAGAGTGACAGAAGCAACAGTTCTGAAGTCAG GAAATCGCATCATCCTGGGGAAAAGCCACGTGTTCCGGTTCAACCACCCTGAGCAGGCTAGAGCTGAAAGGGAGCGGACCCCCTGCGCTGAGACCCCTGCAGAGCCTGTTGACTGGGCTTTTGCCCAGAGAGAGCTGTTGGAGAAGCAGGGCATTGACATGAAACAAGAAATGGAACAGag GCTTCAGGAGCTGGAGGATCAGTACcgcaaagaaagagaagaagtcAACAATCTTCTAGAGCAGCAAAGACTG GATTATGAGAGCAAACTTGAGGCTTTACAGAAGCAGGTGGACCGTTGTTACCCAGAAGCCcctgaagaagaggaggaaccaGAAGAGGAAG TTCAGTGGacggagaaggagagagagctGGCTGTGTGGGGCTTCAGGAAGTGGAGGTGCTACCAGTTCACCTCGCTGCGTGACCTGCTGTGGGGAAATGCCATCTTTCTTAAAGAAGCCAATGCCATCAGTGTAGAACTCAAAAAGAAG GTCCAGTTCCAGTTTGTGTTGCTCACAGACACTCTCTACTCCCCACTTCCTCCTGACCTGTTGCCCCCAGAGGCGACTGAAGACAGAGAAAGTAGACATTTTCCTCGTACTATTGTGGCTGTGGAAGTGCAAGATCAGAAGAATGGAGCAACTCACTTCTGGACATTAGAAAAATTAAG GCAAAGGCTTGACCTCATGCGAGAGATGTATGACCGTGCTGCTGATGTACCCAATAATACCACAGAGGAGAGTGAAAGTGTCATGACAAGAGGCGACCCTTTCTACGATCGCTTCCCATGGTTCCGCTTGGTTGGCAG GGCTTTCGTCTATCTGAGCAACCTGCTGTACCCGGTTCCTCTGGTGCACCGCGTGGCCATCGTCAGCGAGAAAGGAGAGGTGAAGGGCTTCCTGCGCGTGGCCGTTCAGGCCATATCAG CCGATGAGGAAGCTCCCGACTACGGCTCCGGCGTGAGACAGTCTGGCACGGCCAAAATCTCTTTTGAGGATCAGCAGTATGAGAAG TTCCAGTCAGAGTCGTGCTCTGTCGGAGTTGGACTGAGCCGCACAGGGGTTTCTCAGGAAGAGCTTCGGATCGTGGAAGGGGAAGGCCAAAATGCTGAAACGAGCCCGTCAGCAGATGAGGTCAACAACAACACATGTGCGG CTGGAGCAGACGAGTTGGAGAACCCAGCGAAGGCGGGTCCGGATGCAGCTTTAGATGCGACTTTGGAGCACCTGAAAATCGGAAACATTTTTACCTTCAGGGTGACCGTCCTGCAGGCCTCCAGCATTTCTGCTGAATATGCCGACGTCTTCTGTCAGTTTAA tttcatcCATCGGCACGATGAGGCCTTCTCTACAGAGCCGCTGAAAAACACCGGCCACGGGCCTCCTCTTGGCTTCTACCACGTGCAGAAT atTGCTGTTGAAGTGACCAAGTCCTTTGTGGACTACATAAAGACTCAACCGATCGTCTTTGAGGTGTTTGGACACTACCAGAGACAACCTTTCCTTCCTCTGTGTAAAGATGTCATCAG TCCGCTTCACGCATGCAAAAGGCAGTTTCCACAAGTGATGCCTCTTTCCAAACCAG TGCCTGCCACCAAGCTGAAGGCGATGGCGCGTCCCCAGGCGGGTCCCCGCCACTGTAGATACGATCTGATGGTGTTCTTTGAGATCTGCGAGCTTGAGGCCAATGGAGA TTACATCCCTGCAGTTGTAGACCACAGAGGAGGCTTGCCATGCCAGGGTACATTCCTACTGCACCAG GGCCTCCAGAGGAGAATAGCTGTCACCATCGTGCACGAGTCTGTTGGAGACATAGAGTGGAACGACGTCCGAGAGCTAGTTGTGGGTAAGTTTAGCTTCCAGGTTTCTTTAACCTTAAGCAGTTCATCAAGAATGTGGAGGAACCGTTCTCACAAATACATTTGTGCTTTGTCAGGGCGTTTACGCAACACTCTGGAAGCCGACGAGACCGTCATCGACCCAAACATACTCTCACTTAACATCTTATCTGCTGGTTATGTCAAGCCCCTGCAGGATGACAG GACGTTTTACCGCTTTGAGGCTGCTTGGGACAGCTCGATGCACAACTCTCTGCTCCTGAACCGAGTCACGCCGTACGGAGAGAAGATCTACATGACCCTCTCGGCCTACTTGGAG ATGGAGAACTGCACGCAGCCTGCGTACATAACCAAAGATATCTGTATGGTGTTTTACTCACGGGACACCAAGCTCTCGGCCTCTCGTTCAATCCGCAACCTTTTTGGTACGGGGAGCCTGAGAGCAGCGGATGG aaacCGAGTAACTGGAGTTTATGAGGTCAGCTTGTGTCACCTTGCAGATGCTGGAAGTCCAG GCATGCAGAGGAGACGCAGGCGAGTGCTGGACACCTCTGTGGCCTACGTCCGTGGAGAGGAGAACCTGGCTGGGTGGAGGCCACGCAGTGACAGCCTCATCCTGGAGCACCAGTGGGAGCTGGAGAAACTCAGTCTCCTCCAAGAT gtggagaaaaccaaacatttcctCCTGCTGAGGGAGAAACTGGAGTCCATCCTGCTGATGGGCCAGGAGTCCCTTCAGTCCTGCGTCACCGAGGAGACCAGTGAGTCCACTGCAGTGGGCGAGGCAGACCCGGGGCCCGCCTTCAGCTCTGAGATAACCACCGACAGGCAGAGGGAGCTCGCTGCCAAG tGTTTGCGGCTGCTCACTCACTCCTTCAACAGAGAGTACAGCCATGTGTGTGTCAGCGCCAGTGAAAGCAAG atcTCTGAGATGTCTGTCACGTTGCCGAGAGACTCCTCCTCCATATCTGCTCTCAACACAATCACACCCTCCTCAACATGCCCTTCTTTGGTGGAGGGTTGCTATAACCCTGAGCTCAA ACCTCCTCCGCCTCTGTCTCGTGCGGTCAGCCCCAGTCCTGAACCGCAGCAGGACGGAGCGGGCAAAAAGTCCATGAATGTAGGTTCTGACGTCAAACCTCGGACTCGAAAACTTATCCCTGACATACAGGAGATCAGAGTCAG CCCAGTCGTATCAAAGAAGGGCTACATCAACTTCCTGGAGCCGCACACCAACGGCTGGGTGAAGCGCTACGTGGTTGTGCGGCGGCCATACGTTTACATCTACAACTCTGAGCGAGACACGGTGGAGAGGGCCATTCTGAACCTGTCCTCCGCCCAGGTGGAGTACAGTGAGGACCAGCAGGCCATGCTGAAG ACTCCAAATACGTTTGCGGTGTGCACAGAACATCGTGGAATATTACTTCAAGCCACTAATGACAAAGAAATGCATGACTGGCTCTATGCGTTCAACCCTCTTCTTGCTGGAACTATCAG GTCAAAGCTGTCGAGAAGACGAGCTGGACAGATGAGgatttaa
- the kif1aa gene encoding kinesin-like protein KIF1A isoform X6 has protein sequence MAGASVKVAVRVRPFNSRETDKESKCIIQMSGNTTTIINPKQAKDNKSFNFDYSYWSHTSPEDINYASQMRVYKDIGEEMLLHAFEGYNVCIFAYGQTGAGKSYTMMGKQDVKDQQGIIPLLCEDLFTKINDNTDNSLSYSVEVSYMEIYCERVRDLLNPKNKGNLRVREHPLMGPYVEDLSKLAVTSYNDIQDLMDSGNKARTVAATNMNETSSRSHAVFNIIFTQKRFDAETNNTSEKVSKISLVDLAGSERADSTGAKGTRLKEGANINKSLTTLGKVISALAEVDSGQNKNKKKKKVESFIPYRDSVLTWLLRENLGGNSRTAMIAALSPADINYDETLSTLRYADRAKQIRCNAVINEDPNNRLVRELKEEVSRLKDLLYAQGLGDIIEMTNAMTGMSPSPSLSALSSRAASIASLHDRIMFSPGSEEAIERLKETEKIIAELNETWEEKLRRTEAIRMEREALLAEMGVAIREDGGTVGVFSPKKTPHLVNLNEDPLMSECLLYYIKEGITRVGRLDASSRQDIVLSGHFIQDEHCTFTRCAGPSGETVVLEPCEGAETYVNGKRVTEATVLKSGNRIILGKSHVFRFNHPEQARAERERTPCAETPAEPVDWAFAQRELLEKQGIDMKQEMEQRLQELEDQYRKEREEVNNLLEQQRLDYESKLEALQKQVDRCYPEAPEEEEEPEEEVQWTEKERELAVWGFRKWRCYQFTSLRDLLWGNAIFLKEANAISVELKKKVQFQFVLLTDTLYSPLPPDLLPPEATEDRESRHFPRTIVAVEVQDQKNGATHFWTLEKLRQRLDLMREMYDRAADVPNNTTEESESVMTRGDPFYDRFPWFRLVGRNPIFNTCMSERMSDPTPSPTLSTSEITELADSQREGRGEEEELEELDDLDDDIFLDDPCSELGPEEDDDDDDDDVGGLCRGSSEGLDPFYDRSPLFSVVGRAFVYLSNLLYPVPLVHRVAIVSEKGEVKGFLRVAVQAISADEEAPDYGSGVRQSGTAKISFEDQQYEKFQSESCSVGVGLSRTGVSQEELRIVEGEGQNAETSPSADEVNNNTCAAGADELENPAKAGPDAALDATLEHLKIGNIFTFRVTVLQASSISAEYADVFCQFNFIHRHDEAFSTEPLKNTGHGPPLGFYHVQNIAVEVTKSFVDYIKTQPIVFEVFGHYQRQPFLPLCKDVISPLHACKRQFPQVMPLSKPVPATKLKAMARPQAGPRHCRYDLMVFFEICELEANGDYIPAVVDHRGGLPCQGTFLLHQGLQRRIAVTIVHESVGDIEWNDVRELVVGRLRNTLEADETVIDPNILSLNILSAGYVKPLQDDRQFLDSDMPRTFYRFEAAWDSSMHNSLLLNRVTPYGEKIYMTLSAYLEMENCTQPAYITKDICMVFYSRDTKLSASRSIRNLFGTGSLRAADGNRVTGVYEVSLCHLADAGSPGMQRRRRRVLDTSVAYVRGEENLAGWRPRSDSLILEHQWELEKLSLLQDVEKTKHFLLLREKLESILLMGQESLQSCVTEETSESTAVGEADPGPAFSSEITTDRQRELAAKCLRLLTHSFNREYSHVCVSASESKISEMSVTLPRDSSSISALNTITPSSTCPSLVEGCYNPELKPPPPLSRAVSPSPEPQQDGAGKKSMNVGSDVKPRTRKLIPDIQEIRVSPVVSKKGYINFLEPHTNGWVKRYVVVRRPYVYIYNSERDTVERAILNLSSAQVEYSEDQQAMLKTPNTFAVCTEHRGILLQATNDKEMHDWLYAFNPLLAGTIRSKLSRRRAGQMRI, from the exons CCATCATCAACCCCAAGCAGGCCAAAGACAACAAGAGCTTCAACTTTGATTACTCCTACTGGTCGCACACATCG CCGGAGGATATCAATTATGCCTCCCAGATGCGCGTGTACAAAGACATCGGAGAGGAAATGTTGCTTCATGCTTTCGAAGGATACAACGTCTGCATCTTTGCATATGGTCAGACCGGCGCGGGCAAATCCTACACAATGATGGGAAAACAGGATGTCAAGGATCAGCAAGGAATCATCCCACTG cTTTGTGAAGATCTTTTCACGAAGATCAATGATAATACAGACAACAGCCTGTCCTACTCTGTGGAG GTCAGCTACATGGAGATCTACTGTGAACGAGTGCGGGACTTGCTGAACCCTAAGAACAAAGGGAACCTCCGCGTCAGAGAACATCCTCTGATGGGTCCGTACGTTGAGGACCTGTCCAAACTGGCTGTCACTTCTTACAACGACATCCAGGATCTTATGGACTCTGGCAACAAAGCCAG GACTGTGGCTGCCACCAACATGAATGAAACCAGCAGTCGCTCTCACGCAGTTTTTAACATCATATTTACTCAGAAGCGCTTCGATGCGGAGACCAACAACACCTCTGAAAAG GTCAGCAAAATAAGCTTGGTGGATCTGGCCGGCAGTGAGAGAGCAGACTCTACAGGAGCCAAAGGAACCAGGCTTAAG GAGGGAGCAAATATCAACAAGTCTTTAACCACATTGGGGAAAGTTATTTCTGCTTTGGCAGAAGTG GATTCTGGACAAAACAAG aataaaaagaagaagaaagtggaaAGCTTCATTCCATATAGAGACTCAGTTTTAACCTGGCTGCTGAGAGAGAACTTGG GGGGAAATTCTCGAACGGCGATGATTGCCGCTCTGAGTCCAGCTGACATCAACTACGATGAAACCCTCAGCACCCTCAG GTATGCTGACCGTGCCAAACAGATTCGCTGCAACGCTGTCATCAACGAGGATCCAAACAACCGATTGGTGCGTGAGCTGAAAGAGGAAGTGTCCCGTCTGAAAGACCTCCTGTATGCCCAGGGACTGGGTGACATCATTGAGA TGACCAATGCCATGACGGGGATGAGCCCATCGCCATCCCTCTCAGCCTTGTCCAGCCGCGCCGCCTCTATTGCCAGTCTGCATGACCGCATTATGTTCAGCCCAGGCAGCGAGGAAGCCATCGAGCGGCTGAAG GAAACGGAGAAAATAATTGCCGAACTAAACGAGACCTGGGAAGAAAAGCTTCGCCGGACAGAAGCCATTAGAATGGAAAG AGAGGCCCTGCTGGCAGAAATGGGTGTGGCGATACGAGAAGATGGCGGCACCGTTGGTGTGTTCTCTcctaaaaag ACGCCTCATTTGGTGAACCTCAATGAGGATCCTTTGATGTCTGAGTGTCTGCTGTACTACATTAAAGAGGGAATCACCAG GGTGGGCCGTTTGGACGCCAGCAGCCGTCAAGACATCGTCCTCAGCGGCCATTTTATCCAGGATGAGCACTGCACCTTTACGAGATGCGCTGGCCCATCAGGGGAAA CAGTCGTCCTAGAGCCCTGCGAAGGAGCCGAGACTTACGTCAATGGAAAGAGAGTGACAGAAGCAACAGTTCTGAAGTCAG GAAATCGCATCATCCTGGGGAAAAGCCACGTGTTCCGGTTCAACCACCCTGAGCAGGCTAGAGCTGAAAGGGAGCGGACCCCCTGCGCTGAGACCCCTGCAGAGCCTGTTGACTGGGCTTTTGCCCAGAGAGAGCTGTTGGAGAAGCAGGGCATTGACATGAAACAAGAAATGGAACAGag GCTTCAGGAGCTGGAGGATCAGTACcgcaaagaaagagaagaagtcAACAATCTTCTAGAGCAGCAAAGACTG GATTATGAGAGCAAACTTGAGGCTTTACAGAAGCAGGTGGACCGTTGTTACCCAGAAGCCcctgaagaagaggaggaaccaGAAGAGGAAG TTCAGTGGacggagaaggagagagagctGGCTGTGTGGGGCTTCAGGAAGTGGAGGTGCTACCAGTTCACCTCGCTGCGTGACCTGCTGTGGGGAAATGCCATCTTTCTTAAAGAAGCCAATGCCATCAGTGTAGAACTCAAAAAGAAG GTCCAGTTCCAGTTTGTGTTGCTCACAGACACTCTCTACTCCCCACTTCCTCCTGACCTGTTGCCCCCAGAGGCGACTGAAGACAGAGAAAGTAGACATTTTCCTCGTACTATTGTGGCTGTGGAAGTGCAAGATCAGAAGAATGGAGCAACTCACTTCTGGACATTAGAAAAATTAAG GCAAAGGCTTGACCTCATGCGAGAGATGTATGACCGTGCTGCTGATGTACCCAATAATACCACAGAGGAGAGTGAAAGTGTCATGACAAGAGGCGACCCTTTCTACGATCGCTTCCCATGGTTCCGCTTGGTTGGCAG AAATCCCATTTTCAACACGTGCATGAGCGAGCGCATGAGTGACCCCACTCCATCCCCGACCCTTTCCACCTCTGAAATTACTGAGCTGGCTGACTCGCAGAGGGAGGGtcgaggagaggaggaggaattGGAGGAGTTGGACGACCTGGATGATGATATCTTTTTGGACGACCCGTGCTCCGAGCTCGGGccagaggaggatgatgatgatgatgatgatgatgttggagGGCTCTGCCGAGGCTCCAGCGAAGGCCTGGACCCCTTTTACGACCGCTCTCCATTATTCAGTGTAGTGGGAAG GGCTTTCGTCTATCTGAGCAACCTGCTGTACCCGGTTCCTCTGGTGCACCGCGTGGCCATCGTCAGCGAGAAAGGAGAGGTGAAGGGCTTCCTGCGCGTGGCCGTTCAGGCCATATCAG CCGATGAGGAAGCTCCCGACTACGGCTCCGGCGTGAGACAGTCTGGCACGGCCAAAATCTCTTTTGAGGATCAGCAGTATGAGAAG TTCCAGTCAGAGTCGTGCTCTGTCGGAGTTGGACTGAGCCGCACAGGGGTTTCTCAGGAAGAGCTTCGGATCGTGGAAGGGGAAGGCCAAAATGCTGAAACGAGCCCGTCAGCAGATGAGGTCAACAACAACACATGTGCGG CTGGAGCAGACGAGTTGGAGAACCCAGCGAAGGCGGGTCCGGATGCAGCTTTAGATGCGACTTTGGAGCACCTGAAAATCGGAAACATTTTTACCTTCAGGGTGACCGTCCTGCAGGCCTCCAGCATTTCTGCTGAATATGCCGACGTCTTCTGTCAGTTTAA tttcatcCATCGGCACGATGAGGCCTTCTCTACAGAGCCGCTGAAAAACACCGGCCACGGGCCTCCTCTTGGCTTCTACCACGTGCAGAAT atTGCTGTTGAAGTGACCAAGTCCTTTGTGGACTACATAAAGACTCAACCGATCGTCTTTGAGGTGTTTGGACACTACCAGAGACAACCTTTCCTTCCTCTGTGTAAAGATGTCATCAG TCCGCTTCACGCATGCAAAAGGCAGTTTCCACAAGTGATGCCTCTTTCCAAACCAG TGCCTGCCACCAAGCTGAAGGCGATGGCGCGTCCCCAGGCGGGTCCCCGCCACTGTAGATACGATCTGATGGTGTTCTTTGAGATCTGCGAGCTTGAGGCCAATGGAGA TTACATCCCTGCAGTTGTAGACCACAGAGGAGGCTTGCCATGCCAGGGTACATTCCTACTGCACCAG GGCCTCCAGAGGAGAATAGCTGTCACCATCGTGCACGAGTCTGTTGGAGACATAGAGTGGAACGACGTCCGAGAGCTAGTTGTGG GGCGTTTACGCAACACTCTGGAAGCCGACGAGACCGTCATCGACCCAAACATACTCTCACTTAACATCTTATCTGCTGGTTATGTCAAGCCCCTGCAGGATGACAG ACAGTTTCTTGATTCGGACATGCCTAG GACGTTTTACCGCTTTGAGGCTGCTTGGGACAGCTCGATGCACAACTCTCTGCTCCTGAACCGAGTCACGCCGTACGGAGAGAAGATCTACATGACCCTCTCGGCCTACTTGGAG ATGGAGAACTGCACGCAGCCTGCGTACATAACCAAAGATATCTGTATGGTGTTTTACTCACGGGACACCAAGCTCTCGGCCTCTCGTTCAATCCGCAACCTTTTTGGTACGGGGAGCCTGAGAGCAGCGGATGG aaacCGAGTAACTGGAGTTTATGAGGTCAGCTTGTGTCACCTTGCAGATGCTGGAAGTCCAG GCATGCAGAGGAGACGCAGGCGAGTGCTGGACACCTCTGTGGCCTACGTCCGTGGAGAGGAGAACCTGGCTGGGTGGAGGCCACGCAGTGACAGCCTCATCCTGGAGCACCAGTGGGAGCTGGAGAAACTCAGTCTCCTCCAAGAT gtggagaaaaccaaacatttcctCCTGCTGAGGGAGAAACTGGAGTCCATCCTGCTGATGGGCCAGGAGTCCCTTCAGTCCTGCGTCACCGAGGAGACCAGTGAGTCCACTGCAGTGGGCGAGGCAGACCCGGGGCCCGCCTTCAGCTCTGAGATAACCACCGACAGGCAGAGGGAGCTCGCTGCCAAG tGTTTGCGGCTGCTCACTCACTCCTTCAACAGAGAGTACAGCCATGTGTGTGTCAGCGCCAGTGAAAGCAAG atcTCTGAGATGTCTGTCACGTTGCCGAGAGACTCCTCCTCCATATCTGCTCTCAACACAATCACACCCTCCTCAACATGCCCTTCTTTGGTGGAGGGTTGCTATAACCCTGAGCTCAA ACCTCCTCCGCCTCTGTCTCGTGCGGTCAGCCCCAGTCCTGAACCGCAGCAGGACGGAGCGGGCAAAAAGTCCATGAATGTAGGTTCTGACGTCAAACCTCGGACTCGAAAACTTATCCCTGACATACAGGAGATCAGAGTCAG CCCAGTCGTATCAAAGAAGGGCTACATCAACTTCCTGGAGCCGCACACCAACGGCTGGGTGAAGCGCTACGTGGTTGTGCGGCGGCCATACGTTTACATCTACAACTCTGAGCGAGACACGGTGGAGAGGGCCATTCTGAACCTGTCCTCCGCCCAGGTGGAGTACAGTGAGGACCAGCAGGCCATGCTGAAG ACTCCAAATACGTTTGCGGTGTGCACAGAACATCGTGGAATATTACTTCAAGCCACTAATGACAAAGAAATGCATGACTGGCTCTATGCGTTCAACCCTCTTCTTGCTGGAACTATCAG GTCAAAGCTGTCGAGAAGACGAGCTGGACAGATGAGgatttaa